A genomic window from Mesorhizobium sp. 131-2-1 includes:
- a CDS encoding ABC transporter permease, which yields MLARDTSLPPPPAEGAIEKPARGNESYIALVWRRLKRSWTGMAGLWLVALLLFMAVFAEFLAPMDPKATDIGFAPPQLPSFHDKDGNFVARPRVYALADSADLDPVTFQPIVGPDYEHPRLLGFFVEGAPYKLLGLVPANRHFFASMDGKPVHFLGTDKFGRDVLSRAVHGSRVSLMIALTVVFIITIIGTTVGMVSGYFGGRFDVWVQRFVELVLAFPQLPLYLALTTLIPVTAPTNVFLAFVIIVMSALGWAQMSREVRGKTLALARIDYVRAAMAVGATDRRIIMQHIFPNVMSHVIVAVTLAIPTVVLLESFLGFLGFAVKPPLISWGLMLQDTATYSVIGTYPWILSPVGFVLVTVFAFNALGDGLRDAVDPY from the coding sequence ATGCTGGCGCGCGACACCTCACTGCCACCGCCGCCCGCCGAGGGAGCCATCGAGAAGCCCGCGCGCGGCAATGAGAGCTACATCGCGCTGGTCTGGCGGCGGCTGAAGCGTTCGTGGACCGGGATGGCCGGGCTTTGGCTCGTCGCGCTTCTGCTTTTCATGGCGGTGTTCGCGGAGTTCCTGGCGCCGATGGACCCGAAGGCGACGGATATCGGCTTCGCCCCACCGCAGCTGCCGAGCTTCCACGACAAGGACGGCAATTTCGTCGCACGGCCGAGGGTGTATGCGCTGGCCGATTCCGCCGATCTCGATCCGGTCACCTTCCAGCCGATCGTCGGCCCCGACTATGAGCATCCGAGGCTGCTCGGGTTCTTCGTCGAGGGCGCGCCCTATAAGCTCCTCGGACTGGTCCCGGCGAACCGGCATTTCTTCGCCTCCATGGACGGAAAGCCAGTGCATTTCCTCGGCACCGACAAGTTCGGCCGCGACGTGCTGTCACGCGCCGTCCACGGCTCGCGCGTCTCGCTGATGATCGCGCTGACCGTCGTCTTCATCATCACCATCATCGGCACCACCGTCGGCATGGTCTCCGGTTATTTCGGCGGCAGGTTCGACGTCTGGGTGCAGCGCTTCGTCGAACTGGTGCTAGCCTTCCCGCAGCTGCCGCTGTACCTGGCGCTGACCACGCTGATCCCGGTCACCGCGCCGACCAACGTCTTCCTCGCCTTTGTCATCATCGTCATGTCGGCGCTGGGCTGGGCGCAGATGTCGCGCGAGGTGCGCGGCAAGACGCTGGCGCTGGCGCGAATAGACTATGTGCGTGCCGCCATGGCGGTCGGCGCCACCGACCGGCGCATCATCATGCAGCACATCTTCCCCAATGTGATGAGCCACGTGATCGTCGCCGTGACACTGGCGATCCCGACGGTGGTGCTGCTCGAATCCTTCCTCGGTTTCCTCGGCTTCGCGGTCAAGCCGCCGCTGATCTCGTGGGGGCTGATGCTGCAGGACACCGCGACCTATTCGGTCATCGGCACCTATCCCTGGATCCTGTCGCCGGTCGGTTTCGTGCTTGTCACCGTCTTTGCCTTCAACGCGCTGGGCGACGGCCTGCGCGATGCCGTTGACCCTTATTGA
- a CDS encoding ABC transporter ATP-binding protein, with amino-acid sequence MSVVLAEPFAPAFRRDHGGRQDQPIIDARHIEVAFTVEHGVVDAVKDVSFQLYRGETIAIVGESGSGKSVTARIVMGLLSRRATVSPRSSVEYDGQDILKFPESARRKLRGNRISMIFQEPMSSLNPIYTVGSQIVEAIRVHRKVSRKAAWARALELLRHVQIPEPEARLKQYPHQLSGGQRQRVMIAMALANDPDVLIADEPTTALDVTVQAQILNLIRNLQKELRMAVILITHDLTVVRKFSDYVYVMQHGEMCEHDITERLFADPQHPYTRRLLASEPRGRPQPLPEGCGTILEANGVRVCFMLRHGSFLKPDWRELVAVDDLDLKLCRHETLGLVGESGSGKTTFGQALLRLLDPKRGEIRFDGQPIHGLSRNEMRPLRSRMQVVFQDPFSSLNPRMTIGQIIEEGLIVNSIGATRRERNERVREALVSAGMPGDILSRFPHEFSGGQRQRIAIARAIALEPEFILLDEPTSALDLSVQAQIIDLLRKLQDERGLSYLFISHDLKVVRALCHRVIVMQHGKVVEQGPVDEVLTNPKTAYTERLVRAAFDVA; translated from the coding sequence ATGTCCGTCGTACTCGCCGAACCCTTCGCACCAGCCTTCCGCCGCGACCATGGCGGTCGCCAGGACCAGCCCATCATCGACGCCCGCCATATCGAGGTCGCCTTCACGGTCGAACATGGCGTCGTCGATGCGGTCAAGGACGTGTCGTTCCAGCTCTATCGCGGCGAGACGATCGCGATCGTCGGCGAATCGGGTTCCGGCAAGTCGGTGACGGCGCGCATTGTCATGGGGCTGCTGTCGCGGCGGGCCACGGTGTCGCCCAGGTCGAGCGTCGAGTATGACGGCCAGGACATTCTGAAATTCCCGGAGAGCGCCCGGCGCAAGCTGCGCGGCAACCGCATCTCGATGATCTTCCAGGAGCCGATGAGCTCGCTGAACCCGATCTATACGGTCGGCAGCCAGATCGTCGAGGCGATCAGGGTGCACCGCAAGGTCAGCCGCAAGGCGGCCTGGGCGCGGGCGCTGGAGCTCTTGCGGCATGTCCAGATCCCTGAACCGGAAGCGCGGCTGAAGCAATATCCGCATCAGCTCTCCGGCGGGCAACGCCAGCGGGTGATGATCGCCATGGCGCTGGCTAACGATCCAGACGTGCTGATCGCCGACGAGCCGACGACGGCGCTCGACGTGACGGTCCAGGCGCAGATCCTGAATCTGATCCGCAATCTGCAGAAAGAGCTACGGATGGCGGTGATCCTGATCACCCACGACCTCACCGTGGTGCGCAAGTTCTCCGACTACGTCTATGTTATGCAGCATGGCGAGATGTGCGAACACGATATCACGGAACGGCTGTTCGCCGATCCGCAGCATCCCTATACGCGGCGGCTGCTGGCCTCCGAACCACGCGGGCGACCGCAACCGCTGCCCGAGGGCTGCGGCACCATTCTCGAGGCGAACGGCGTGCGCGTCTGCTTCATGCTGCGCCACGGCAGCTTCCTGAAACCGGACTGGCGCGAACTGGTCGCCGTCGACGATCTCGACCTCAAGCTTTGTCGCCACGAGACGCTGGGTCTGGTCGGCGAATCAGGCTCCGGCAAGACCACATTCGGCCAGGCCCTGCTCAGATTGCTCGATCCCAAGCGCGGCGAGATCCGTTTCGATGGCCAACCGATCCACGGCCTGTCGCGCAACGAGATGCGGCCGCTGCGCTCGCGCATGCAGGTCGTCTTTCAGGACCCGTTCTCGTCGCTCAATCCGCGCATGACGATCGGCCAGATCATCGAGGAAGGGCTGATCGTCAACAGCATCGGGGCGACGCGGCGCGAACGGAACGAACGGGTGCGCGAGGCGCTGGTCAGCGCCGGCATGCCGGGCGACATCCTTTCGCGGTTTCCGCATGAGTTCTCCGGCGGCCAGCGGCAGCGTATCGCGATCGCCCGGGCTATCGCGCTGGAGCCCGAATTCATCCTGCTCGACGAGCCGACATCGGCGCTCGACCTCTCGGTCCAGGCGCAGATCATCGACCTGCTGCGCAAGCTGCAGGACGAACGCGGCTTGAGCTATCTCTTCATCTCGCACGACCTCAAGGTGGTGCGCGCGCTGTGCCACCGCGTCATCGTCATGCAGCACGGCAAGGTCGTCGAACAGGGACCTGTCGACGAGGTCCTCACCAATCCCAAGACCGCCTACACCGAACGGCTCGTCCGAGCCGCTTTCGATGTGGCCTGA
- the melA gene encoding alpha-glucosidase/alpha-galactosidase encodes MARNPKITFIGAGSTVFMKNIVGDVLQRPALSGATIALMDINPQRLEESAVVVNKLIATLGVKAKAETYSDQRKALAGADFVVVAFQIGGYEPCTVTDFEVPKKYGLRQTIADTLGVGGIMRGLRTVPHLWKICEDMLAVCPEAIMLQYVNPMAINTWAISEKYPAIKQVGLCHSVQGTAMELAHDLDLPYEEIRYRSAGINHMAFYLKFEHRQPDGSYRDLYPDLVRAYREGRAPKPGWNPRCPNKVRYEMLTRLGYFVTESSEHFAEYTPYFIKDGRPDLIEKFGIPLDEYPKRCIEQIERWKGQAEAYRSADRIEVEQSKEYASSIMNSVWTGEPSVIYGNVRNNGCITSLPFDCAAEVPCLVDASGIQPTYIGDLPPQLTALIRTNINVQELTVRALMTENREHIYHAAMMDPHTAAELDLDQIWSLVDDLLAAHGDWLPAWARKGGRSKAA; translated from the coding sequence GTGGCAAGAAATCCCAAGATTACATTCATCGGCGCCGGTTCGACGGTGTTCATGAAGAACATCGTCGGCGACGTGCTGCAGCGCCCGGCACTCTCCGGCGCGACGATCGCGCTGATGGACATCAATCCGCAGCGGCTGGAGGAGAGCGCCGTCGTCGTCAACAAGCTGATCGCGACGCTCGGCGTCAAAGCAAAGGCCGAGACCTATTCCGACCAGCGCAAGGCACTAGCCGGCGCCGACTTCGTCGTCGTCGCCTTCCAGATCGGCGGCTATGAGCCCTGCACCGTCACCGACTTCGAAGTGCCCAAGAAATACGGCCTGCGCCAGACGATCGCCGATACGCTCGGCGTCGGCGGCATCATGCGGGGTCTGCGGACAGTGCCGCATCTATGGAAGATCTGCGAGGACATGCTCGCGGTCTGCCCCGAGGCCATCATGCTGCAGTACGTCAACCCGATGGCGATCAACACCTGGGCGATATCCGAGAAATACCCTGCCATCAAGCAGGTCGGGCTGTGCCATTCTGTGCAGGGCACGGCGATGGAACTGGCGCACGACCTCGACCTTCCCTACGAGGAGATCCGCTATCGCTCGGCCGGCATCAACCACATGGCCTTCTACCTCAAGTTCGAGCATCGCCAGCCGGACGGTTCCTACCGCGACCTCTATCCCGATCTCGTGCGCGCCTATCGCGAGGGCCGCGCGCCGAAGCCCGGCTGGAACCCGCGCTGCCCGAACAAGGTGCGCTACGAAATGTTGACGCGGCTCGGCTATTTCGTCACCGAAAGCTCAGAGCATTTCGCCGAATACACGCCCTATTTCATCAAGGACGGCCGCCCCGACCTGATCGAGAAGTTCGGCATCCCGCTCGACGAATATCCCAAGCGCTGCATCGAACAGATCGAGCGCTGGAAGGGACAGGCGGAGGCCTATCGCTCGGCCGACCGGATCGAGGTCGAGCAGTCGAAGGAATACGCCTCCTCGATCATGAACTCGGTGTGGACCGGCGAGCCGTCGGTGATCTACGGCAATGTCCGCAACAATGGCTGCATCACCTCGCTGCCCTTCGATTGCGCCGCCGAAGTGCCGTGCCTGGTCGATGCTTCAGGCATCCAGCCGACCTATATCGGCGACCTGCCGCCCCAGCTGACGGCGCTGATCCGGACCAACATCAACGTGCAGGAACTGACGGTGCGGGCCCTGATGACGGAAAACCGCGAACACATCTACCACGCGGCGATGATGGATCCGCACACCGCGGCCGAGCTCGACCTCGACCAGATCTGGTCCCTTGTCGACGATCTGCTCGCCGCTCACGGCGACTGGCTGCCGGCCTGGGCGCGCAAGGGCGGCCGGAGCAAGGCGGCCTAG
- the purD gene encoding phosphoribosylamine--glycine ligase, with the protein MRVLVIGSGGREHALAWKIAASPLLTKLYAVPGNPGIGREAELVKLDIADHAAVAAFCRDKKIDLVVVGPEGPLVAGIADDLRGDGIRVFGPSKRAARLEGSKGFTKDLCAKYDIPTAAYGRFADLAAAKAYVEKVGAPIVIKADGLAAGKGVTIAMTLDEALAALDACFDGAFGAAGAEVVVEEYLTGEEASFFCLCDGTTALPFGTAQDHKRVGDGDVGPNTGGMGAYSPAPVMTPEMVERTMREIIEPTMRGMAELGAPFAGILFAGLMITDKGPKLIEYNTRFGDPECQVLMMRLKDDLLVLLNAAVDGQLAHTSIRWRDDAALTVVMAARGYPGTPEKGSVIRGLEEAASGGAEIFHAGTAINGGALVANGGRVLNVTATGATVGEAQQRAYAALDRIDWPQGFCRRDIGWQAVAREKAGA; encoded by the coding sequence ATGCGCGTTTTGGTGATCGGCTCCGGCGGCCGCGAACATGCCCTGGCCTGGAAGATCGCGGCCTCGCCGCTTTTGACCAAACTCTATGCCGTGCCCGGCAATCCGGGCATTGGCCGCGAAGCCGAGTTGGTCAAGCTCGACATTGCCGACCACGCCGCGGTTGCCGCCTTCTGCCGGGACAAAAAGATCGATCTCGTCGTGGTCGGGCCTGAGGGTCCGCTGGTCGCCGGCATTGCCGATGATCTGCGCGGCGATGGCATCCGCGTCTTCGGCCCGTCGAAACGGGCGGCGCGGCTCGAAGGCTCGAAAGGCTTTACCAAGGACCTTTGCGCCAAATACGACATCCCGACCGCCGCCTATGGCCGCTTCGCCGATCTCGCCGCGGCGAAGGCCTATGTCGAGAAGGTCGGAGCGCCGATTGTCATCAAGGCCGACGGGCTCGCCGCCGGCAAGGGCGTCACCATCGCCATGACCCTGGACGAGGCGCTCGCGGCGCTCGACGCCTGTTTCGACGGCGCCTTTGGCGCCGCCGGCGCCGAGGTGGTGGTGGAGGAGTATCTGACCGGCGAGGAGGCGAGCTTCTTCTGCCTGTGCGACGGTACCACCGCGCTACCCTTCGGCACTGCGCAGGATCACAAGCGTGTCGGTGATGGCGACGTCGGTCCCAACACCGGGGGCATGGGCGCCTATTCGCCGGCGCCGGTGATGACGCCCGAAATGGTAGAGCGCACCATGCGCGAGATCATCGAGCCGACGATGCGTGGCATGGCCGAGCTTGGCGCGCCGTTCGCCGGGATCCTCTTCGCCGGGTTGATGATCACCGACAAGGGGCCGAAGCTCATCGAATACAACACTCGCTTCGGCGATCCCGAATGCCAGGTGCTGATGATGCGGCTGAAGGACGATCTCCTGGTGCTGCTCAACGCCGCCGTCGACGGCCAGCTTGCGCACACATCGATCCGCTGGCGCGACGATGCGGCGCTCACCGTGGTGATGGCGGCGAGGGGCTATCCCGGCACGCCGGAAAAGGGCTCGGTCATCCGCGGCCTGGAGGAGGCTGCCAGCGGCGGCGCCGAGATCTTCCATGCCGGCACCGCCATCAACGGCGGCGCGCTGGTCGCCAATGGCGGCCGCGTGCTCAATGTCACGGCGACAGGCGCGACCGTCGGCGAGGCGCAGCAACGCGCCTACGCCGCGCTCGATCGCATCGACTGGCCGCAGGGTTTTTGCCGCCGCGACATCGGCTGGCAGGCCGTGGCGCGCGAGAAGGCCGGCGCCTAG
- a CDS encoding phytanoyl-CoA dioxygenase family protein has protein sequence MATRIDAEAIADYQRDGAVCIRGAFKDWVDVIADGIERNVQNRSATASDIANGKGSFFDDYCNWERIPEFVRIVRESPAAELAAAVMQSRSAQFFHDHVLVKEPGTQKPTPWHQDIPYYFVDGSQTVSFWIPIDPVKEATLRLIAGSHRWEKMVLPVRWLNDANFYAGEGDYRPVPDPDNDPSMKVLEWEMEPGDAILFDFRTAHGARGNLTSARRRALSLRWVGDDAHYVERPGRTSPPYPGHGMQPGQKLREDWFPVVFQS, from the coding sequence ATGGCCACCCGGATCGATGCCGAAGCAATTGCCGACTACCAGCGCGACGGCGCGGTCTGCATCCGTGGCGCCTTCAAGGATTGGGTCGATGTCATCGCCGACGGCATCGAGCGCAACGTGCAGAACCGCAGCGCCACCGCTTCCGACATCGCCAACGGCAAGGGCAGTTTCTTCGACGACTACTGCAACTGGGAGCGCATCCCTGAATTCGTCAGGATCGTCAGGGAATCGCCCGCGGCCGAACTGGCGGCGGCGGTGATGCAGTCGCGCAGCGCCCAGTTCTTTCACGATCACGTGCTGGTCAAGGAGCCGGGCACGCAGAAGCCGACGCCCTGGCACCAGGACATTCCGTATTACTTCGTCGACGGCAGCCAGACGGTCAGCTTCTGGATCCCGATCGATCCGGTGAAGGAAGCGACGCTGCGGCTGATCGCCGGCTCACATAGATGGGAAAAGATGGTCCTGCCGGTGCGCTGGCTGAACGACGCCAATTTCTATGCCGGCGAGGGCGACTACCGGCCGGTGCCCGATCCCGACAATGATCCATCGATGAAAGTGCTCGAATGGGAGATGGAGCCGGGCGACGCCATCCTGTTCGACTTCAGGACGGCGCATGGCGCGCGCGGCAATTTGACTTCGGCAAGGCGCCGTGCGCTGTCGCTGCGCTGGGTCGGCGACGACGCCCATTATGTCGAGCGCCCTGGCCGTACCTCGCCGCCCTATCCCGGCCACGGCATGCAGCCCGGCCAGAAGTTGCGCGAGGACTGGTTCCCGGTCGTTTTCCAGAGCTGA
- a CDS encoding LysR family transcriptional regulator, with translation MNLTLTQLRYLVAVARHGSVTAAARALNVSQPSISVAIDNVEETLGQKLFVRQRGSGVALTSFGRNAVAKARQVLAEADELAGLGSQEAEVGGELVLGCFEDLAPYFAPGLIRSFSQRCPSVTVVVRDETFETLGRRLGDSAIDLGLTYDLGLPAHFARILLHELRPHALLPAGHALASRRTVSLAELAAHPLIMTDQPHSWQHMLDLFLSRGLSPVAQSTTSSFELQRSMVANGFGVAVSYTRPHGDLSYDGLPLVCRPLADPLPMQRIILTHDTRQRLPKAALAFIEVAKEWFASHDVFTG, from the coding sequence ATGAATTTGACTCTCACGCAGTTGCGCTACCTCGTCGCCGTGGCACGCCATGGCAGCGTCACCGCGGCTGCCAGGGCGCTCAACGTCTCGCAGCCGTCGATCTCGGTGGCGATCGACAATGTCGAGGAGACGCTCGGCCAGAAGCTGTTCGTGCGCCAGCGCGGAAGCGGCGTCGCGCTGACGTCGTTCGGCCGCAACGCCGTGGCGAAGGCAAGACAGGTGTTGGCCGAGGCGGACGAGCTGGCGGGGCTGGGATCGCAAGAAGCCGAAGTCGGCGGCGAGCTGGTGCTCGGCTGCTTCGAGGACCTGGCGCCCTATTTCGCACCGGGGCTGATCCGCTCGTTTTCCCAGCGCTGCCCATCAGTCACAGTCGTCGTGCGCGACGAGACCTTCGAGACGCTGGGCCGGCGGCTCGGCGATTCGGCCATCGATCTCGGCCTCACCTACGATCTCGGCCTGCCGGCGCATTTCGCCCGCATTCTCCTGCATGAGCTGCGGCCGCACGCGCTTCTGCCGGCTGGGCATGCGCTGGCGAGCCGGCGGACGGTCAGCCTGGCGGAGCTCGCAGCGCACCCTCTGATCATGACGGACCAGCCGCACAGCTGGCAGCACATGCTGGACCTCTTCCTCAGCCGCGGCCTGTCGCCCGTCGCCCAATCGACGACGAGCTCGTTCGAGCTGCAGCGCAGCATGGTGGCCAACGGCTTCGGCGTTGCGGTCAGCTACACCAGGCCGCATGGCGACTTGAGCTATGACGGCCTGCCGCTGGTTTGCAGGCCACTCGCCGATCCGCTGCCGATGCAGCGGATCATCCTCACCCATGACACGCGCCAGCGCCTGCCGAAGGCGGCGCTGGCATTCATCGAGGTGGCAAAAGAATGGTTCGCCAGTCACGATGTTTTCACCGGATGA
- the ubiA gene encoding 4-hydroxybenzoate octaprenyltransferase, translating to METIQSKAAQGRVADAPSGHWVYRALPRWLWAYAQLARWDRPIGWQLLLWPCWWSAALAASAYPRPTDPLLTLLPAPWYLLLFLIGAIAMRGAGCTYNDLADENIDNQVERTRSRPLPAGKVTRRQAWVFLVIQALVGLAVLLQFNSFTIPLGIASLVIVAIYPFMKRITDWPQFVLGLAFSWGALMGWAVEFGDLDGPAIMLYIGSILWVIGYDTIYAHQDKEDDAIVGVRSTARLFGDNTKTWLVGLYGGALICFAIAFASAQAPMPALAGLIAAGAHMARQIARLDINNPDQCLKLFKSNNQVGWLIFLGLIGGSLWVALKPLI from the coding sequence ATGGAAACCATCCAGTCGAAAGCGGCCCAGGGCCGCGTCGCCGACGCGCCGAGCGGTCACTGGGTCTACCGCGCGCTGCCGCGCTGGCTGTGGGCCTATGCGCAGCTTGCCCGTTGGGACCGTCCGATCGGCTGGCAGTTGCTGTTATGGCCGTGCTGGTGGTCGGCCGCGCTTGCGGCAAGCGCCTATCCGCGCCCGACGGACCCGCTGCTGACGCTGCTGCCGGCGCCCTGGTATCTTTTGCTGTTCCTGATCGGGGCGATCGCCATGCGCGGCGCCGGCTGCACCTACAACGACCTGGCCGACGAGAACATCGACAACCAGGTCGAGCGCACGCGCTCGCGGCCGCTGCCGGCCGGCAAGGTGACGCGCCGGCAGGCCTGGGTGTTCCTGGTCATCCAGGCGCTGGTGGGTCTGGCCGTGCTGTTGCAGTTCAACAGCTTCACCATTCCGCTCGGCATAGCCTCGCTCGTCATCGTTGCGATCTACCCGTTCATGAAGCGGATCACCGACTGGCCGCAATTCGTGCTCGGGCTTGCCTTCTCCTGGGGCGCGCTGATGGGATGGGCGGTCGAGTTCGGCGATCTCGATGGCCCGGCTATCATGCTCTATATCGGTTCGATCCTGTGGGTGATCGGCTACGACACGATCTATGCGCACCAGGACAAGGAAGACGACGCCATCGTCGGCGTGCGCTCGACGGCGCGGCTGTTCGGCGACAACACCAAGACCTGGCTGGTCGGCCTCTACGGCGGCGCGCTCATCTGCTTCGCCATCGCCTTCGCTTCAGCGCAGGCGCCGATGCCGGCGCTGGCCGGGCTGATCGCCGCCGGCGCGCATATGGCGCGGCAGATCGCTAGGCTGGACATTAACAATCCGGACCAGTGCCTCAAGCTGTTCAAGTCGAACAACCAGGTCGGCTGGCTGATCTTCCTCGGCCTGATCGGCGGCTCGCTGTGGGTGGCGCTGAAGCCGCTGATTTAG
- a CDS encoding DUF6101 family protein, translated as MNTGLKPVWAGRNMRLDPFRLPQMVSYATRDDYGDVTFTIDQRGAVIRRTLEMSGVPAIIALPAKAFRGVAARAMEDPEGNVTVTLELLHNDPMLSVPLLVADDLDDVAADWRAWADAYRLPMLLIEADGVARTLEESLGAAIKALPPQERRKGRVSTMRRPRFLARRRAGNLGLRLVVDGEEIIARE; from the coding sequence ATGAACACTGGACTGAAGCCAGTCTGGGCTGGGCGCAACATGCGTCTCGACCCATTCCGCCTGCCGCAGATGGTCAGCTATGCGACACGCGACGACTATGGCGATGTTACCTTCACCATCGACCAGCGTGGCGCCGTCATCCGCCGCACGCTGGAGATGAGCGGCGTGCCGGCGATCATCGCGCTGCCCGCCAAGGCGTTTCGCGGCGTCGCCGCCCGCGCCATGGAAGACCCTGAAGGCAATGTCACCGTGACGCTCGAGCTTCTGCACAATGATCCGATGCTGTCGGTGCCGCTGCTGGTCGCCGACGACCTCGACGATGTCGCCGCCGACTGGCGCGCCTGGGCCGATGCCTATCGCCTGCCGATGCTGCTGATCGAGGCCGACGGCGTTGCCCGCACGCTGGAGGAATCGCTCGGCGCCGCCATCAAGGCGCTGCCGCCGCAGGAGCGCCGCAAGGGTCGCGTCTCGACCATGCGCCGCCCGCGCTTCCTCGCCCGCCGCAGGGCCGGCAATCTTGGCCTCAGACTCGTCGTCGACGGCGAGGAGATCATCGCACGCGAATAA
- a CDS encoding FAD-binding oxidoreductase — translation MNDQTDDQPFNLDPSLIDRFAAIVGDKYALRDQAGIAPYITERRGLWHGRTSLVLRPGSVDEVSRIMRLATETGTPVVPQSGNTGLVGAQVPDKSGRDIVLSLSRLNRIREIDVLSNTVTVEAGVILQTLQEAADAAGRLFPLSLAAQGSCQIGGNLSSNAGGTGVLAYGNARELCLGVEVVLPTGEVFDDLRKLKKDNTGYDLKNLFVGAEGTLGVITAAVLKLFPKPKGREVAFAGLPSSPKDALSLFTLAMDRAGASLTAFELIAKRPYDFTLKHGQGITRPLADDWPWYVLMQVSSGRSEEDGKALIEEILSAGLEQGIVGDAVVSASLAQGDALWNFRETLPECQKPEGASIKHDISVPIAAIPDFIEKAAGVVESVCPGARVVCFGHMGDGNLHYNISRPLDWQDAAFLDLYHPMNAAVHDVVRSFHGSISAEHGIGQLKRDELIATAPPMAIDLMRRVKAAFDPAGIMNPGKVI, via the coding sequence ATGAACGATCAAACCGACGACCAGCCCTTCAACCTCGATCCCAGCCTAATCGACCGTTTCGCGGCCATCGTCGGCGACAAATACGCCTTGCGCGACCAGGCCGGGATCGCGCCCTATATCACCGAAAGGCGCGGTCTCTGGCACGGCCGGACGTCGCTGGTGCTGAGGCCGGGCAGCGTCGATGAAGTGAGCCGCATCATGCGGCTGGCGACCGAGACCGGAACACCCGTCGTGCCGCAGAGCGGCAACACCGGTCTCGTCGGCGCCCAGGTGCCGGACAAGTCCGGCCGCGACATCGTGCTTTCGCTATCCAGGCTGAACCGCATCCGCGAGATCGACGTGCTTTCCAACACCGTCACCGTCGAGGCCGGCGTCATCCTGCAGACCTTGCAGGAAGCGGCCGACGCCGCCGGCCGGCTGTTTCCGCTGTCGCTCGCCGCGCAAGGCTCTTGCCAGATCGGCGGCAACCTTTCCTCCAACGCCGGCGGCACCGGCGTTCTTGCCTACGGCAATGCGCGCGAGCTCTGCCTCGGCGTCGAGGTGGTGCTGCCGACCGGCGAGGTGTTCGACGATCTGCGCAAACTGAAGAAGGACAACACCGGCTACGATCTGAAGAACCTCTTCGTTGGCGCCGAAGGCACGCTCGGCGTCATCACCGCCGCCGTGCTGAAGCTCTTCCCGAAGCCGAAGGGCAGGGAGGTTGCCTTTGCCGGCCTGCCGTCGTCCCCGAAGGACGCGCTCTCTCTGTTCACCTTGGCGATGGACCGGGCCGGCGCCTCGCTCACCGCATTCGAGCTGATCGCTAAAAGGCCCTACGACTTCACGCTGAAACATGGTCAAGGCATCACCCGGCCGCTGGCTGACGACTGGCCATGGTATGTCTTGATGCAGGTTTCTTCCGGCCGTTCCGAAGAGGACGGCAAGGCGTTGATCGAGGAGATTCTTTCAGCCGGCCTCGAGCAAGGCATCGTCGGTGACGCCGTGGTCTCGGCAAGCCTTGCCCAGGGCGACGCTCTCTGGAATTTCCGCGAGACGCTCCCCGAATGCCAGAAGCCCGAGGGCGCCTCGATCAAGCACGACATCTCCGTGCCGATAGCCGCGATCCCCGACTTCATCGAAAAGGCTGCCGGCGTGGTGGAGAGCGTCTGCCCCGGCGCGCGCGTGGTCTGCTTCGGCCACATGGGCGACGGCAACCTCCACTACAACATCTCCCGCCCTTTGGACTGGCAGGACGCGGCGTTCCTCGACCTCTACCATCCGATGAACGCGGCCGTGCACGACGTCGTGCGTTCCTTCCATGGCTCGATCTCGGCCGAGCACGGTATCGGCCAGCTGAAGCGCGACGAGCTGATCGCCACGGCGCCGCCGATGGCGATCGACCTGATGCGCCGGGTGAAGGCTGCCTTCGACCCGGCCGGCATCATGAATCCCGGTAAGGTTATCTGA